The following proteins are encoded in a genomic region of Lytechinus variegatus isolate NC3 chromosome 7, Lvar_3.0, whole genome shotgun sequence:
- the LOC121418572 gene encoding probable RNA-binding protein EIF1AD, with translation MSKATKRKHVTREVLEDYILPEENQQILKILGGRGNNLHEAQTSEGDKFLISMPTRFRKNVWIKRGDFVLADPILEGDKVKAEIVAILYPKQIKYIKQEQLWPQGFDTGASEIRNQNPEGTEVEVLTNQLNDASIADRDVEEDNRISDEEEEYSSEDNDDDLFVNTNRPTVTYYYSDSSEEDYEEEEEDDCEGEVQEVTDEDHSADR, from the exons ATGTCAAAAGCTACCAAACGCAAACATGTAACAAGAGAGGTTCTGGAAGATTATATTTTGCCAGaggaaaatcaacaaattttgaag ATACTTGGAGGAAGAGGAAACAATCTTCATGAAGCCCAGACATCTGAAGGAGATAAATTCCTGATCAGTATGCCAACCAGGTTTAGGAAAAATGTCTGGATAAAAAGGG GTGACTTTGTGCTTGCTGACCCTATACTAGAAGGTGATAAAGTGAAAGCTGAGATTGTTGCAATTCTCTACCCTAAGCAGATCAAATATATCAAGCAAGAACAACTGTG GCCTCAAGGTTTTGACACAGGAGCCAGTGAGATCAGGAATCAAAACCCAGAAGGCACTGAAGTAGAGGTCTTAACCAACCAGCTCAATGATGCATCCATAGCTGACAGAGATGTCGAGGAGGATAACAGGATCTCTGATGAAGAAGAGGAATATAGTAGTgaagacaatgatgatgaccTATTTGTCAATACAAACAGACCCACGGTTACATATTATTATTCAGATAGTTCAGAAGAAGActatgaggaggaggaggaagacgaTTGTGAGGGGGAGGTTCAAGAGGTAACAGATGAGGATCATAGTGCAGACCGATAG
- the LOC121418574 gene encoding complex I intermediate-associated protein 30, mitochondrial-like, whose protein sequence is MAMIPKHLVCRLRENMWRTLRQFKQSSYLQRQSIAIPFLSNSRLSSSDQRSKSREGYFSFLNRNVKLLGEEMWTKIRSPNLDTMFDQNRVLWHFNGPESIDDFIVHTDAEIGGRSTAGLTVSRNNKLLFHGNLCTEVPRDGETKRSGYCALRSKQAYKSFNRKQAMDLTPFNVLKMRVRGDGRAYMVNLMIKGFFTDSHDDVWSYFMFTRGGPYWQDITIPFTKFFMSSKGRVQDKQTPPDLESVNAIGLTMGDAVDGEFTLEIDSISVSYDATYTEEYTYEMYKSH, encoded by the exons ATGGCAATGATTCCAAAGCATCTTGTTTGTCGTTTGAGGGAGAACATGTGGAGGACACTTCGGCAGTTCAAGCAAAGCTCATATCTTCAGAGACAATCGATAGCTATTCCTTTCCTTTCAAATAGTAGACTGAGTAGCTCGGATCAAAGAAGCAAGAGCAGAGAAGGTTATTTCTCCTTCTTAAATAGGAATGTCAAACTCTTAGGTGAGGAAATGTGGACTAAGATTAGAAGTCCAAACCTTGACACTATGTTTGACCAGAACCGAGTGTTGTGGCATTTTAACGGACCTGAGAGTATCGATGACTTCATTGTCCATACTGATGCTGAGATTGGAGGGAGAAGTACTGCAGGATTGACTGTCAGTCGCAACAATAAGCTGCTGTTTCATGGTAATCTCTGCACAGAGGTTCCAAGGGATGGAGAAACTAAAAGAAGTGGATACTGTGCTTTGAGATCCAAACAAGCTTAT AAATCCTTCAATAGGAAACAAGCAATGGACCTAACACCATTCAATGTCTTGAAGATGAGGGTACGAGGAGATGGTCGTGCATACATGGTAAACCTGATGATCAAGGGCTTCTTCACCGATTCTCATGATGATGTTTGGAGTTACTTCATGTTCACACGAGGTGGACCATATTGGCAAGATATTACG ATCCCATTCACCAAGTTCTTCATGTCAAGCAAAGGTCGAGTCCAGGACAAGCAGACCCCACCAGATTTGGAATCTGTCAATGCTATTGGTCTGACTATGGGAGATGCCGTGGATGGAGAGTTTACGCTTGAAATAGACTCCATATCCGTCTCATACGACGCAACTTACACAGAGGAATATACATATGAAATGTACAAATCACACTGA
- the LOC121418575 gene encoding glucosamine 6-phosphate N-acetyltransferase-like, translating to MENGREEIPMFDPSVLEKLKEDFESISKVSFKPPISPANPGTDLLMRPLHIGDYDKGYLQLLSQLTTVGNVSRELFEEQFLAYKACPNSYYIIVIEDTNTGQVVASGTLGIDFKFIHMCSKKGNLDEIVVKEEYRGRQLGKLMVETLTLLSQQVGCYKTALECKTENMAFYTKFGFKKDVQNYMTYRHEHCSLHKEENKS from the exons aatgGTAGGGAAGAGATACCAATGTTTGATCCATCTGTATTAGAGAAACTCaaagaagattttgaaagtATTTCAAAAGTATCCTTCAAGCCACCCATTAGTCCTGCGAATCCTGGAACTGATTTATTAATGAGACCACTTCATATAGGAGATTATGACAAAG GGTACCTGCAACTGCTGTCACAGCTTACAACGGTTGGCAATGTGTCAAGGGAACTCTTTGAAG AACAATTCCTTGCCTACAAAGCTTGTCCAAACTCTTATTACATCATCGTTATAGAAGACACAAACACTGGTCAGGTGGTGGCCTCAGGAACATTAGGAATAGacttcaaatttattcatatgTGCTCAAAG aaAGGAAACTTGGATGAAATAGTGGTGAAAGAAGAGTACAGGGGAAGACAATTAGGAAAGTT gATGGTAGAAACACTTACATTACTAAGTCAACAGGTTGGCTGCTACAAAACGGCTCTCGAGTGCAAGACAGAAAATATGGCTTTCTACACCAAGTTTGGCTTCAAGAAGGACGTTCAAAATTACATGACCTATCGACATGAACATTGTTCATTGCATAAAGAGGAGAACAAGAGTTAA